In Paenibacillus hexagrammi, the following are encoded in one genomic region:
- a CDS encoding DUF1904 family protein — translation MPRITIRGLTVEQICEMSEPLTRKLADICQCGEDNFTYECVNFISIFEGKVTDSYPFIEVAWFERGTEVRNQFAQAVTESVRTFGYEEIEVAFTTYTQESYYINGQPQA, via the coding sequence GTGCCAAGAATCACGATCCGCGGATTGACCGTGGAGCAAATTTGTGAAATGAGTGAACCCCTTACCCGCAAGCTTGCAGACATTTGCCAATGCGGTGAAGATAACTTTACCTATGAATGTGTGAACTTTATATCTATCTTCGAAGGCAAAGTAACTGATTCGTATCCCTTCATTGAGGTAGCATGGTTTGAGCGCGGCACAGAGGTACGGAACCAGTTCGCGCAAGCGGTAACAGAGAGCGTGAGAACGTTCGGATATGAGGAAATAGAGGTGGCCTTTACAACCTATACCCAGGAAAGCTACTACATCAATGGGCAACCTCAAGCGTAG
- a CDS encoding DUF1987 domain-containing protein, whose protein sequence is MMTDMQAIHIEGSRSTPEIHFDPVLNTLSVKGQSFPENAFKFYEPILAWLDMYLEQLQQEVTVKFELMLPYINTSSTKCFMTLLEKLDEAHAAGKNVQLFWYYDMENESEFECAQEFKEDLNLPFHLICKETT, encoded by the coding sequence ATGATGACGGATATGCAAGCCATACATATAGAAGGTTCAAGGAGTACGCCGGAAATCCATTTCGATCCAGTTCTTAATACTTTATCTGTAAAAGGGCAATCGTTTCCAGAGAATGCATTCAAATTTTACGAGCCGATTCTCGCTTGGCTGGACATGTATCTGGAGCAGCTGCAGCAGGAAGTAACGGTTAAGTTTGAGTTGATGCTTCCCTACATTAATACGAGCAGCACGAAGTGCTTTATGACACTGCTGGAGAAGCTGGATGAGGCTCATGCCGCTGGCAAGAATGTCCAACTATTCTGGTATTACGATATGGAGAACGAAAGTGAGTTCGAGTGCGCGCAGGAATTCAAAGAAGATCTGAATTTACCATTTCATTTGATTTGTAAGGAAACAACGTAG
- a CDS encoding carbohydrate ABC transporter permease has translation MDKVMSNRKIIALYVLPSLIMIMALIYIPIVLTGYYGMMQWDGVGAMTFIGMENYVQLFKDSFFWQSAGHSFLLALFSTLSLAIYLLVALVLSGQIKGANLFRKIYLIPMLLSSVAIAQLWLKIFHPTNGVLNSTLEALGVEHTPEWLSDPSIVLYAIFIPILWQYAGFYILIYYAALKNIPSSLIEAARIDGANPWQIALRIKLPLVTEVVKVTIVLAVVGSLKYFDLIYVMTGGGPNRSSEVMASYMYQKAFKGYDFGYASAISFFLLIICLVATWLIRKATASKEEIQYS, from the coding sequence ATGGATAAAGTCATGTCCAACCGAAAAATCATAGCGCTTTACGTGCTGCCTTCGCTCATCATGATTATGGCGCTGATTTATATCCCGATCGTGCTGACCGGCTATTACGGGATGATGCAGTGGGACGGCGTTGGAGCTATGACGTTTATCGGTATGGAAAACTACGTGCAGCTCTTTAAGGATAGCTTCTTTTGGCAGAGTGCGGGCCATTCCTTCCTGCTCGCTCTCTTCTCCACTTTGAGCTTGGCTATCTACTTGCTGGTAGCACTTGTATTGTCGGGTCAGATCAAGGGAGCGAACCTGTTTCGTAAAATTTACCTGATTCCGATGCTGCTTTCCTCGGTAGCCATCGCTCAGTTGTGGCTCAAGATTTTCCATCCTACTAATGGTGTACTCAACTCCACCCTCGAGGCGCTCGGGGTGGAACATACACCGGAATGGTTGTCCGATCCGTCCATTGTACTGTACGCAATTTTCATCCCTATTTTGTGGCAGTACGCAGGGTTTTACATTCTCATTTACTATGCAGCTTTAAAAAATATTCCGTCTTCCTTGATTGAAGCTGCGCGAATTGACGGTGCCAATCCTTGGCAAATCGCGCTTCGCATTAAGCTGCCGCTCGTAACTGAGGTAGTGAAAGTAACCATCGTACTTGCCGTCGTCGGATCACTTAAATATTTTGATCTGATCTACGTCATGACAGGTGGCGGACCTAACCGCTCAAGTGAGGTTATGGCCTCCTACATGTATCAAAAAGCGTTCAAAGGCTATGACTTCGGATATGCCAGCGCAATCAGCTTCTTCCTGCTCATTATCTGTCTTGTGGCGACTTGGCTGATCCGCAAAGCGACAGCATCCAAAGAAGAGATCCAATATTCCTAA
- a CDS encoding SpoIIE family protein phosphatase — MDRLMPQHFVLWAPRDGVGGDFYWLKETKHGYYVAVGDCTGHGVPGAFMTMLSISHLNQIAERCEEGDPAGILYNLNQSIKATLNQQDQSELADDGLDIALCYVGHEQLIFAGGGSSLFVMDQETGLTVYKGNRASLGYRRTADDYPYTSTIISRNEGMTIYMLTDGIVDQSGGEKGFSFGKSRFKQFIEAHAALPLDKQRELFIAKLSEYQGKEDQRDDMTLLAFRPLLQQRFK, encoded by the coding sequence ATGGATCGTTTAATGCCGCAGCATTTTGTGCTATGGGCTCCAAGAGACGGTGTTGGCGGGGATTTCTATTGGCTTAAAGAAACAAAGCATGGATATTATGTTGCGGTGGGCGATTGTACAGGACATGGAGTTCCGGGAGCATTCATGACCATGCTCAGCATCTCGCACTTGAATCAAATCGCAGAACGGTGTGAGGAAGGAGACCCAGCCGGTATCTTGTATAATTTGAATCAATCGATCAAAGCAACGCTGAATCAGCAGGATCAGTCGGAGCTTGCAGACGACGGATTGGATATCGCTTTATGCTATGTGGGACATGAACAGTTGATCTTCGCCGGCGGCGGCAGCTCGCTGTTTGTCATGGATCAAGAAACGGGATTAACGGTTTACAAGGGTAATAGAGCCAGCCTTGGTTACCGCAGAACAGCGGATGACTATCCATATACGAGCACGATTATCTCCAGGAATGAAGGGATGACGATCTACATGCTAACGGACGGGATCGTCGACCAAAGCGGCGGAGAAAAGGGATTTTCTTTTGGTAAAAGCAGATTCAAGCAATTTATTGAAGCTCATGCTGCTCTGCCGCTCGACAAGCAGCGCGAATTGTTTATTGCTAAGCTTTCGGAATATCAAGGGAAAGAAGACCAGCGTGACGATATGACGCTTTTGGCGTTTCGCCCGCTACTGCAGCAAAGGTTCAAATAG
- a CDS encoding SiaB family protein kinase, translating to MIHSDLFHVHNMLQSKGILISFSGRLSQGLIEEYGEAVKRYMELDNRPKTEIFHIFSIFIEQTQNIKNYCTAKATSSSAERIEQSSIVTIGKWESGNYVCCGNLIENGDMDELVANIQAIIDLDKEGLRKLYKEKLRQELPEGQSSAGIGLIEMARKASCPLEYSITPIDDQLSFFTLKAVV from the coding sequence TTGATTCACAGTGATTTGTTTCATGTTCATAATATGCTTCAAAGTAAAGGCATTCTCATCAGTTTCTCCGGCCGGCTCTCCCAAGGACTTATTGAAGAGTATGGCGAAGCCGTCAAACGGTACATGGAGCTGGATAATCGTCCCAAAACAGAAATTTTCCATATATTCTCTATATTTATTGAGCAAACGCAAAATATTAAGAATTACTGCACAGCAAAAGCAACCAGCAGCTCCGCCGAACGAATCGAGCAATCCTCTATTGTTACGATCGGCAAATGGGAGTCAGGGAATTATGTGTGCTGCGGTAATTTGATCGAGAATGGCGATATGGACGAGTTGGTTGCGAATATTCAAGCTATCATTGATTTGGATAAAGAGGGGCTAAGGAAGCTTTACAAGGAGAAGCTGAGGCAAGAGCTTCCGGAGGGCCAATCCAGCGCAGGAATCGGTTTGATCGAGATGGCTCGTAAAGCCAGCTGCCCGTTGGAGTATTCTATAACACCTATTGATGATCAATTGTCATTCTTTACACTAAAGGCGGTTGTTTGA
- a CDS encoding bifunctional diguanylate cyclase/phosphohydrolase, translating into MISYRNDQQQGFESELNMLQDAKKLADQYEHQDQRLMSEYRRLLSGYEKLLRVTKKILTISDRQGVALKRCEDEMKALLNNASQGFLTFGESGIVHKQYSQACYRICNQKPSGMHFAELLWEASGEESQAVKALLAMMFKEAEGHRKESLLAELPNLVILRDRHIQLEYKWIQQAEGERETQAVMVVMTDMTVQLKSQEKVEYLSYFDSLTGLRNRAYVETNLAEFFQNDQFPVSLVLLDMNGLKLANDVFGHQLGDRLLTDAAQLIRETFGDEAVAARWGGDEFIVLLPRTEEEACLSKIGELKQACQVKKPYPIQVSMAIGCVTSGHEDGEFLSMFQAAEKEMYKNKLIESKMVRRSLMSNINEAMYARDIEDAKHIDRVEKLAVGFAGRVGVEAQSAQMMNLKLLINLHDVGKVVIPSHILEKEGSLTEEEWDVMRSHSEIGYRMALSLGEPALAEAILSLHERWDGLGYPYGLKEDQIPMLSRLFAIVDSYDIMTHDQVYRKAMSKEQALQNIAEESGFQFDPSMAEAFLDYMRESLPVEEERQCQESRSAD; encoded by the coding sequence GTGATAAGCTATCGAAATGATCAGCAGCAGGGCTTTGAGAGCGAACTAAACATGCTACAAGACGCCAAAAAACTGGCTGATCAGTATGAGCATCAGGACCAGCGGCTCATGTCCGAGTACCGAAGGCTGCTGTCCGGCTATGAAAAACTTTTGCGCGTTACCAAGAAAATCTTAACGATCAGCGATAGGCAGGGTGTGGCGCTCAAACGATGTGAAGATGAAATGAAGGCTTTGCTAAATAACGCCAGCCAGGGCTTTCTGACCTTCGGAGAAAGTGGAATTGTGCATAAACAGTACAGCCAGGCTTGTTACCGCATCTGTAATCAGAAGCCGAGCGGCATGCATTTCGCGGAGCTGCTGTGGGAGGCCAGCGGTGAAGAGAGCCAAGCAGTCAAGGCTTTATTAGCCATGATGTTCAAAGAGGCTGAGGGGCATCGCAAGGAATCCTTACTAGCTGAGCTCCCTAATTTGGTCATCCTCAGAGATCGGCACATTCAGCTTGAATATAAGTGGATTCAGCAAGCAGAGGGTGAGAGGGAAACGCAAGCTGTTATGGTGGTCATGACGGATATGACCGTACAGTTGAAATCGCAGGAAAAGGTGGAATATCTCAGCTATTTCGATAGCTTGACAGGACTTCGGAATCGAGCATACGTAGAGACGAATCTTGCTGAATTCTTTCAGAATGATCAGTTTCCCGTCAGTCTAGTGCTTCTGGATATGAACGGGTTGAAGCTAGCTAACGACGTGTTCGGTCATCAGCTTGGCGACCGCTTGCTGACAGATGCCGCCCAATTAATTAGAGAGACCTTTGGAGATGAGGCAGTCGCTGCAAGGTGGGGCGGAGATGAGTTTATCGTGCTCCTACCGAGAACGGAGGAGGAGGCCTGTCTTAGCAAGATTGGAGAGCTTAAGCAAGCCTGCCAGGTAAAGAAACCCTATCCGATTCAAGTGAGTATGGCGATAGGCTGTGTAACGTCCGGGCATGAGGATGGCGAGTTCCTATCGATGTTCCAAGCTGCGGAGAAGGAAATGTATAAGAATAAGCTGATCGAGAGCAAAATGGTACGAAGAAGCTTGATGTCCAATATTAATGAAGCGATGTATGCCCGAGATATCGAAGATGCCAAACATATTGATCGAGTCGAGAAGCTGGCAGTCGGATTTGCCGGTAGAGTAGGGGTTGAAGCACAATCTGCTCAGATGATGAATCTGAAGCTGCTCATTAACCTGCATGACGTAGGTAAGGTAGTCATTCCATCCCATATTCTAGAAAAGGAAGGCTCGCTAACCGAAGAGGAATGGGACGTCATGCGCTCTCACAGTGAGATCGGCTATCGGATGGCCCTATCTTTGGGGGAACCGGCACTGGCGGAAGCCATCTTATCCTTACACGAAAGATGGGACGGTCTCGGCTACCCATACGGTCTGAAGGAAGATCAAATACCAATGCTCTCTAGACTATTTGCGATTGTAGACAGCTATGATATCATGACTCATGATCAGGTATATCGCAAAGCGATGAGTAAGGAGCAAGCCTTGCAGAACATAGCAGAGGAAAGCGGCTTTCAGTTTGACCCTTCCATGGCAGAAGCGTTCCTGGATTACATGAGAGAGAGCTTACCGGTAGAGGAGGAAAGACAGTGCCAAGAATCACGATCCGCGGATTGA
- a CDS encoding MarR family winged helix-turn-helix transcriptional regulator — protein sequence MSSSEFLKLENQLCFSLYASSRAITRLYRPMLDELGLTYPQYLVMLVLWDQKESTVKDLSEKLDLDSGTLTPMLKRMEAQQLIVRQRSREDERVVDITITDTGMDLYDKALCIPQTLLASSQMTPEEIVQFNRLLKQFLKSVSEFE from the coding sequence ATGAGCAGCAGTGAGTTCTTAAAGCTGGAGAACCAACTATGTTTCAGCCTATATGCCAGCTCGAGGGCAATTACGAGATTATACCGCCCTATGCTCGATGAACTGGGCCTAACATACCCGCAGTATTTGGTCATGCTGGTCTTATGGGACCAGAAGGAAAGTACCGTCAAGGACCTGAGCGAGAAGCTGGATCTCGATTCTGGGACCCTTACCCCCATGCTGAAGCGTATGGAAGCGCAGCAGCTGATTGTCAGGCAACGGTCACGGGAAGATGAGCGGGTGGTTGATATTACCATAACGGATACAGGAATGGACTTATACGATAAAGCCTTATGTATTCCACAAACATTGCTAGCTTCCAGTCAAATGACGCCGGAAGAAATCGTTCAGTTCAACAGGCTGTTAAAGCAATTTTTAAAAAGCGTGAGTGAATTCGAGTAG
- a CDS encoding AEC family transporter has product MGYFWYILINNIVPIGIMISIGVVMYKAFRLDIKTLSKLNFYVFSPALVFTKLYESEIDLQVLMQILLFFLLFFSLLYAMVEVVIRIKGIKGGMRSAMRNSVLFYNSANYAIPLNQTVFGGNAYTLSVQIVIMILQTLIPNTFGVYSINAHKSNLKAILKMMLSLPVIYAIPAAIVLRYFHLQVPHSVYLPLQYISGAFMATALLTLGVQLGAMKWEFKLFDVLTSNIMRLAAGPALGFLVIWMLGLYGLTAKALLLSCAVPTSLSSVLLAIEYDNEPEFSSQVVFSSTLFSMVTIPVMIYLLDFM; this is encoded by the coding sequence ATGGGCTATTTTTGGTATATTCTCATAAACAATATCGTCCCAATTGGTATTATGATTAGCATCGGAGTGGTGATGTACAAAGCTTTTCGGCTAGATATTAAGACTCTTTCCAAGCTGAACTTCTATGTATTTTCACCTGCACTGGTATTTACCAAGCTGTATGAATCAGAGATTGACCTGCAAGTGTTGATGCAAATTTTGCTTTTCTTTCTCCTATTCTTTAGCTTGCTTTATGCGATGGTTGAGGTTGTTATACGGATCAAAGGAATTAAGGGCGGGATGCGCAGCGCTATGCGCAACAGCGTTTTGTTCTACAACAGCGCTAATTATGCGATTCCACTGAATCAGACCGTATTTGGCGGTAATGCGTATACCTTATCGGTGCAAATCGTCATTATGATTTTGCAGACTTTGATACCGAACACGTTTGGCGTCTACAGCATTAACGCTCATAAATCGAACCTGAAAGCGATTCTGAAAATGATGCTGTCGCTGCCGGTGATCTATGCCATACCTGCAGCTATTGTACTGCGATATTTTCACCTGCAGGTGCCACACTCGGTGTATCTTCCTCTTCAGTACATCTCCGGTGCTTTTATGGCCACAGCACTGCTCACACTTGGCGTTCAGCTTGGAGCGATGAAGTGGGAGTTTAAGCTATTCGATGTGCTGACGTCCAACATCATGAGGCTGGCAGCGGGCCCTGCTCTTGGCTTTCTGGTTATTTGGATGCTCGGTCTATACGGACTTACGGCCAAAGCTTTACTGCTATCCTGTGCGGTTCCTACATCGCTAAGCAGTGTGCTGCTTGCGATCGAGTACGATAATGAACCGGAGTTTTCCTCCCAGGTGGTATTTTCTTCGACTTTATTCAGTATGGTGACGATTCCTGTCATGATTTACCTGCTTGATTTCATGTAG
- a CDS encoding DUF423 domain-containing protein, giving the protein MKTFLALGSLNAFLSVALGAFGAHYLKQKLSADMLSVFHTGVQYHMIHALGLILIAILSDKFGNSSLVNSSGWALFIGIVLFSGSLYALSLSGIKILGAITPLGGVSFLIGWILLAVAAWK; this is encoded by the coding sequence ATGAAAACATTTTTAGCGCTGGGCAGCTTGAATGCATTCTTATCGGTTGCACTCGGAGCATTTGGAGCACATTACTTGAAGCAAAAGCTTTCAGCTGATATGCTCAGCGTATTCCACACCGGTGTCCAGTACCATATGATTCACGCACTTGGACTCATCTTGATCGCCATATTGTCGGATAAGTTTGGGAACAGCTCGCTGGTGAACTCCTCAGGCTGGGCCTTGTTTATCGGAATTGTGTTGTTCTCGGGAAGTTTATATGCGTTAAGCTTGTCAGGTATCAAAATATTGGGAGCCATTACGCCGCTTGGCGGTGTGAGCTTTCTCATCGGTTGGATCCTGTTGGCAGTTGCCGCATGGAAATAA
- a CDS encoding cache domain-containing protein, with protein MKRESGNSAEQLSSIRSTPFYDRNVIKVIALACVLIVFSMLLIGFLSYYFTEREVIKKLKNKELGYIAQSVASKVEGRIERAKETSLLLADDPSVVEWVRSGEQNEELSRIVLEKLKMNGQKLDYSNSFIVSSVSGQYWSENGTVLEIMSKDNPDDDWFYQTLISGKKADVIVDYNDARKQSFVFVNVLIGDASSPIGVAGVGLSLKDLSDDFESYKYSADSRMWMVDASGTIHLSDRFELTGSRLSDIVSRETYDKVMDGFHRDVQVLESYNLNGELVDMISYPIQTMNMRLLFQIPRSDTVYFLNSIKINTAIAILIALFSTVFFFSMFLAN; from the coding sequence ATGAAGCGTGAATCCGGCAATTCGGCTGAACAATTGTCATCCATCCGCAGCACGCCTTTCTATGACCGGAATGTGATTAAAGTCATTGCATTAGCTTGTGTGCTTATTGTATTTTCTATGCTGTTAATCGGCTTCTTGTCCTATTATTTTACCGAAAGAGAAGTAATTAAGAAGCTTAAGAACAAAGAACTTGGTTACATTGCGCAGTCTGTTGCTTCGAAGGTCGAAGGGCGTATTGAACGGGCTAAGGAGACTTCGTTATTGCTAGCTGATGATCCAAGTGTTGTTGAATGGGTGCGCAGCGGGGAACAAAACGAGGAGCTCTCGCGGATCGTTTTGGAAAAGCTCAAAATGAACGGCCAGAAGCTGGATTACAGCAATTCCTTTATTGTTAGCTCGGTAAGCGGTCAATACTGGTCGGAGAACGGTACAGTACTGGAGATCATGTCTAAAGATAACCCGGATGACGATTGGTTCTACCAAACATTAATCTCCGGTAAGAAAGCGGACGTCATCGTCGATTACAATGATGCCCGCAAGCAATCCTTTGTTTTCGTCAACGTTCTGATCGGTGATGCTAGCAGCCCTATTGGCGTAGCTGGAGTAGGACTAAGCTTGAAAGATTTGTCGGACGATTTCGAGTCTTATAAATATTCAGCTGACAGCCGAATGTGGATGGTGGACGCGTCAGGCACCATTCATTTGTCGGACCGATTCGAGCTTACCGGCAGTAGGCTGTCGGATATCGTGTCCCGAGAAACGTATGACAAGGTTATGGATGGATTTCATCGGGATGTCCAGGTTTTGGAATCGTACAACCTTAACGGTGAGCTTGTTGATATGATCAGTTATCCGATTCAAACCATGAATATGAGGCTCTTATTTCAAATCCCGCGTTCGGATACGGTGTATTTCCTGAACAGTATTAAGATTAATACGGCTATTGCCATCTTGATCGCCTTGTTTTCTACCGTTTTCTTTTTTTCTATGTTTCTCGCAAACTAG
- a CDS encoding PAS domain S-box protein has product MAKFTGHSSEIRELVQEELERLAHDQLLRHAFEKAAIGMAIVSLQGKFLKVNEALCTLTGYLGDELRGQLLRDLTYPDDIDVRDQLLGQALDGARESFQLEGRYVRKDSTIVWGMAGFSLVRHDSGTPLYFVFHIQDITDRKLHEQHLEESGLRYQSLLKHNPDMICTLDENGTLVQVNPAAVRTTGYSKEELIGHSALPFIAVEDWKTAWSLFGRAKQGKIGSAELTFMHKNGRPIVLEVSFVPMIIHKYVNGIYLLAKDITKRKISDATIEKLNVKNQLILDAVSDGIFGIDQHHGTIFWNEAAERITGYSYEDMTGKNAYEILTRTQGDKEAAEKGQSPSLLSMHEGVYYHNASEVFYTKNGDLFPVEYMTSPMYDHGRMIGVVITFKDITERLKTEELLRKSEKLSVVGQIAAGVAHEIRNPLTSLKGFIQFLQAGAPNKEEYFQIMLSELSRIELIITEMLVLAKPQMQNFQPKSVEAILHNVVTLLESQANLSDVQFVMSIEPDLPNIWCEENQLKQTFINLIKNAMEAMPEGGHIDIKVSSDRGEWLKITVKDHGCGIPQEVLARLGEPFYTTKEKGTGLGFMISYKIIEDHRGHMMVESKVGEGTVISVSLPVTMD; this is encoded by the coding sequence ATGGCTAAATTCACCGGACATTCCTCGGAGATCAGAGAGCTTGTTCAAGAAGAGTTGGAACGACTTGCCCATGATCAGTTACTTCGTCATGCTTTTGAGAAAGCGGCAATCGGGATGGCGATCGTTAGTTTGCAAGGCAAATTTCTAAAAGTGAACGAGGCTTTATGTACGCTCACAGGTTATTTGGGTGATGAGCTTCGCGGACAATTGTTGCGGGATCTTACGTACCCCGATGATATCGATGTGAGAGATCAATTACTTGGTCAGGCTCTGGATGGAGCCAGGGAATCCTTTCAGCTTGAGGGGCGCTATGTGCGTAAAGACAGCACAATCGTCTGGGGCATGGCAGGATTTTCGCTGGTGCGTCATGATTCAGGGACTCCGCTGTACTTCGTGTTCCACATCCAAGATATTACGGATCGTAAGCTTCACGAACAGCATCTAGAGGAAAGCGGTCTGCGGTATCAATCTTTACTTAAGCATAATCCGGACATGATCTGTACACTGGACGAAAATGGCACGCTCGTGCAAGTAAACCCAGCGGCAGTCCGAACAACCGGCTATTCGAAGGAAGAGCTGATCGGGCATTCTGCCTTACCGTTTATCGCGGTTGAAGATTGGAAGACAGCTTGGAGCTTGTTTGGAAGGGCAAAGCAAGGGAAGATCGGGAGCGCGGAGCTTACTTTCATGCATAAGAACGGCAGACCGATCGTACTGGAAGTCAGCTTTGTTCCAATGATTATACATAAATACGTGAATGGGATTTACCTTCTGGCCAAAGACATCACCAAGCGAAAAATCAGTGATGCGACCATTGAAAAATTAAATGTGAAAAACCAGTTGATTCTGGATGCGGTGTCCGATGGAATCTTCGGTATCGATCAGCATCATGGAACGATATTTTGGAATGAAGCAGCTGAACGTATTACAGGATACTCCTACGAGGATATGACCGGCAAGAATGCCTATGAGATATTAACAAGAACGCAAGGTGATAAGGAAGCTGCAGAGAAGGGGCAATCCCCGTCGTTGCTAAGCATGCATGAAGGCGTTTACTACCATAACGCGAGTGAAGTCTTTTATACAAAGAATGGAGACCTATTTCCTGTCGAATATATGACATCTCCGATGTATGATCATGGAAGAATGATCGGAGTCGTCATTACCTTCAAGGACATTACGGAACGATTAAAGACGGAGGAGCTGCTTCGCAAATCGGAAAAGCTGTCTGTTGTGGGGCAAATTGCTGCAGGCGTAGCTCATGAGATCCGCAATCCGCTGACATCGCTAAAGGGATTCATTCAATTTTTACAGGCAGGTGCTCCAAACAAAGAAGAATATTTTCAAATCATGCTTTCGGAGCTGAGTCGAATCGAGCTGATTATTACAGAGATGCTGGTTCTAGCCAAGCCTCAAATGCAAAATTTTCAGCCTAAAAGCGTGGAAGCGATTTTGCACAATGTAGTAACTTTACTGGAGAGCCAGGCTAACTTAAGCGATGTACAATTTGTCATGTCGATCGAGCCCGATCTTCCGAATATCTGGTGCGAAGAGAATCAGTTGAAGCAGACGTTTATCAATCTGATCAAGAATGCCATGGAGGCTATGCCGGAAGGTGGGCATATTGATATTAAGGTTAGCTCAGACCGCGGGGAATGGCTCAAGATTACCGTGAAGGACCACGGCTGCGGAATACCGCAAGAAGTACTAGCCCGATTGGGAGAGCCCTTTTATACGACGAAGGAAAAAGGCACCGGCTTGGGCTTTATGATAAGCTATAAAATCATTGAGGATCATAGAGGTCATATGATGGTAGAAAGTAAAGTAGGAGAGGGTACCGTCATTAGTGTATCGCTTCCAGTCACGATGGATTGA